From one Triticum aestivum cultivar Chinese Spring chromosome 4B, IWGSC CS RefSeq v2.1, whole genome shotgun sequence genomic stretch:
- the LOC123094508 gene encoding uncharacterized protein encodes MALAPRSLAITVFTCRSVAIILQVASLTYVLMAEELGFSVFIFLKLVLAAELILNSARLLYDGTQAFLHQPLPAERWMMSALVAVDLVMLHAFFAAGASSLGVVDYLDKTMRQCALLPSHACDRFWASGILTVLASAFTVPVIIIMFRLHVIWEWDHAAAAAAHA; translated from the exons ATGGCACTGGCGCCACGGTCACTGGCCATCACGGTGTTCACCTGCAGGTCCGTCGCCATCATTCTGCAGGTGGCGAGTCTGACCTACGTCTTGATGGCAGAAGAACTGGGCTTCTCCGTCTTCAT ATTCCTCAAGCTTGTGTTGGCGGCGGAGCTGATCTTGAACTCGGCGCGGCTGCTCTACGATGGCACGCAGGCCTTCTTACACCAGCCACTGCCGGCCGAACGTTGGATGATGTCGGCGCTTGTGGCCGTAGATTTG GTCATGCTGCACGCCTTCTTCGCTGCTGGGGCGAGCTCCCTGGGGGTGGTGGACTACCTCGACAAGACCATGAGGCAGTGCGCACTGCTACCTTCCCATGCTTGCGATCGGTTCTGGGCATCGGGCATACTCACCGTGCTGGCATCGGCTTTCACCGTCCCGGTCATCATCATCATGTTCCGTCTGCATGTGATCTGGGAATGggatcacgccgccgccgccgccgcccatgcaTGA